One genomic region from Manis pentadactyla isolate mManPen7 chromosome 12, mManPen7.hap1, whole genome shotgun sequence encodes:
- the URB2 gene encoding unhealthy ribosome biogenesis protein 2 homolog, with amino-acid sequence MAAIYSGISLKLKSNTTSWENKLKLAHFAWISHQCVLPNKEQVLLDWARQSLVAFYKKKLELQEDIVERLWIYIDNILRSKKLQNLLKNGKIINLQISLVKIINERIAEFSLPGSLRNIHAVLSCCQTILSTPALAATYTARQELTVALLSQLCWLACQQPEGAVAAVLFEVIHLALGRYLSIQQQQVNPRRAFGEVTGHLLQPCLVLRHLLLGGMWTQAGQGQLRQGLSRDVRSQIEAMLRGGVFQPELLSSYKEELLDQQQGDAKMGVMKNLLAPMDTVIARLVDAGHCEPSLHAAVVASSVALLYKLFLDSYFKEGAQLLCFQALPRLFGCLRIWHLPEGQMQALSASDWTAELLVVEQLLTSVADSNVYNIAADRIRHGEAQFRFYRRLAELLINHPQAPVPAWFRCLKILMSLNHLILEPDLDDLLASAWIDAEVTEFRTKRAQEALIGTLFQTYVKLRQVPRLFEEILGVICCPAAESLRQPVLASGPSAALRQCLLELSPSQVLDTWTLVLDKFQTLVLPHLRGDTDMALKSLSLSSLLHCILFNMRSLDSSTPLPVVRRTQRTMEGMLRELVRPLLALLLDPRGPELELWLQKVGDSVLLLSHTWAQVDAMLSLNCSQYQSVSGTLAGGALETSSLPLPLPGVEAQHWKKIEKLTARFDSLGRYCLEQLYLQKMKRTLMQTGFQSEEALRTLRCDAAYILGSGRKRLDQRVTASWDGQVGTVNALTYPVAHWHLIVSNLTILLPYLCADDVRYLASVLLRTLPMSRAQEFSAGEEPNITLEKASQAVLHSPFFPEMQALHSAFLTCMAARCADVLCSGIQSDSGLLRQQLPWLFEKGCMAVTQCEKRFAEVGPAGAELRGEIARNLLSLVKSDFPIQLEGEQLESILGLLDIVSALRLDSLLTPHHVHYFLLLLAMAISTLGSSCSSSLTLKFLTTCYWLLGYLQRGRSARAVLKVMYASDIFEIVLTSLLKASSRFLTDLDDPCWLEFLQVVGTFLEQLMQMLIQVKLSLVLNFGKIIAFLSRTDTEATSGTQLENENPPGQQLLLVSLTKLCQVLGPVVRKRKQQHEAPDALPELLRQAVLQMGGVLQLCLARGAPSGCLPAAFVLSVSTLLEADVGQGCGHRGTEISQVTDGVQLSRTALYQGVYSRILSELPVLAESTPSFQAAMEFLTQFLLAPDLHPKKESVFASMFHSMRKVLADPAIPSQVFQDIKPHLRVLVTHMLEVGTTEDFRVVMRSILQGLDVSNAWKADLPAILSAVTLTKLLLSCPLDGENARLFWQACPQVITALTLQSREACREQPAALGVVGPILDVLAVLLWRGEQTISNPHHVSLAFSVLLTVPLDHLKPPEYGSIFLKVHSVLFSILQCHPKVMLRASPSFLSCFNRLVFSVMHEGRQKDKGSTDDLPVVLECARLVARMYSHIALQVEELTVFSPFLVAQYVSEVQKVTLYPAVKSLLQEGIYLLLDLCIESDVQFLRASLQPGARDVFKELHSDYLKHHRGKHEGEPRYTV; translated from the exons ATGGCTGCTATTTATTCTGGCATTTCCCTGAAGCTTAAAAGCAACACAACTTCCTGGGAAAATAAGCTGAAACTAGCTCACTTTGCTTGGATTTCCCACCAGTGTGTTCTTCCAAACAAAGAACAA GTATTACTTGATTGGGCAAGACAGTCATTGGTtgcattttataagaaaaaacttGAACTGCAGGAAGACATTGTTGAAAGGCTTTGGATCTATATAGATAACATTCTACGTAGCAAAAAATTACAGAATCTCCTCAAGAATGGGAAGATAATTAATCTGCAGATTTCCCTTGTTAAG ATCATAAATGAGAGAATAGCCGAGTTCTCTCTTCCGGGATCCCTGAGAAACATTCATGCTGTGCTGAGCTGCTGCCAGACCATCCTCTCGACTCCCGCCCTTGCTGCCACCTACACGGCCAGGCAGGAGCTGACAGTGGCTTTGCTGAGCCAGCTGTGCTGGCTGGCCTGTCAGCAGCCAGAAGGAGCCGTGGCAGCCGTGTTATTCGAGGTCATCCACCTGGCCCTTGGCCGTTACCTCTCCATCCAGCAGCAGCAGGTCAACCCAAGACGTGCCTTCGGGGAGGTGACTGGACACCTGCTCCAGCCCTGCCTGGTCCTGAGGCACTTACTCTTGGGCGGCATGTGGACGCAGGCCGGCCAGGGTCAGCTGCGGCAGGGGCTGAGCCGGGATGTCAGGAGCCAGATCGAGGCCATGCTCAGAGGTGGCGTTTTTCAGCCTGAGCTGCTGTCATCCTACAAAGAGGAGCTCTTGGACCAGCAGCAAGGTGACGCGAAGATGGGGGTCATGAAGAATCTGTTAGCGCCCATGGACACTGTGATCGCCCGGCTGGTGGACGCCGGCCACTGTGAGCCATCCCTTCATGCCGCCGTTGTCGCCAGCTCCGTGGCCTTGCTGTATAAGCTCTTTCTGGATTCTTACTTCAAGGAGGGAGCCCAGCTCCTCTGCTTCCAGGCGCTCCCCAGGCTGTTTGGCTGCTTAAGAATCTGGCACCTGCCGGAGGGGCAGATGCAAGCCCTCTCTGCCTCCGACTGGACGGCGGAGCTCCTGGTCGTGGAACAGCTGCTGACCTCCGTGGCCGACAGCAATGTCTACAACATAGCTGCCGACAGGATCCGGCACGGTGAGGCTCAGTTCCGCTTCTACCGCCGTTTGGCCGAACTGCTGATAAACCACCCACAGGCCCCCGTGCCCGCCTGGTTCCGCTGCCTGAAGATCTTGATGTCTCTGAATCATTTGATTTTGGAGCCGGACCTGGACGACTTGTTGGCTTCCGCCTGGATCGATGCTGAAGTAACAGAGTTCCGAACCAAAAGAGCCCAGGAGGCACTCATCGGCACTCTCTTCCAGACATATGTCAAGCTCAGACAGGTGCCGCGGCTGTTCGAGGAGATTTTGGGGGTGATCTGTTGTCCGGCCGCCGAGTCACTAAGGCAGCCTGTGCTGGCCTCAGGCCCCTCTGCGGCACTCCGCCAGTGCCTCCTGGAGTTGTCTCCGAGTCAGGTCTTAGACACGTGGACCCTTGTGCTGGACAAATTCCAGACTCTGGTTTTGCCTCATTTGCGGGGTGACACTGACATGGCGCTGAAGTCTCTGTCCCTGAGCTCACTGCTGCACTGCATCCTGTTCAACATGAGGAGCCTGGACAGCAGCACGCCCCTGCCCGTTGTCAGACGGACTCAGCGTACCATGGAGGGGATGCTCCGAGAGCTGGTGAGGCCCCTGCTGGCGCTCCTCCTAGACCCCCGGGGCCCAGAGCTGGAGCTGTGGCTGCAGAAGGTCGGTGACTCTGTGCTCCTGCTCTCTCACACCTGGGCCCAGGTGGACGCCATGCTCAGTTTAAACTGTAGCCAGTACCAGTCTGTGTCTGGGACCCTTGCAGGTGGTGCTCTAGAGACCTCAAGCCTCCCTTTACCGCTCCCAGGTGTAGAGGCACAACACTGGAAGAAGATAGAGAAGTTAACAGCTCGGTTTGACTCTCTCGGCAGGTACTGCTTAGAACAGCTCTATCTGCAGAAAATGAAGAGGACTTTAATGCAAACTGGTTTCCAGTCTGAAGAAGCCCTCCGCACTTTGAGGTGTGATGCTGCGTACATACTTGGTTCTGGCAGAAAACGCCTGGACCAGAGGGTGACAGCCTCCTGGGACGGTCAGGTGGGGACAGTGAATGCACTCACGTACCCTGTAGCACACTGGCACCTGATCGTATCAAACCTCACAATTTTACTACCCTATCTTTGTGCAGATGATGTACGATACCTGGCCAGTGTCCTGCTGAGAACTTTACCAATGAGTAGAGCCCAGGAATTCTCAGCAGGCGAAGAACCAAACATCACACTTGAGAAAGCCTCCCAGGCGGTCCTTCACAGCCCTTTCTTTCCAGAAATGCAGGCCCTTCATTCTGCTTTCTTAACGTGCATGGCTGCACGATGTGCTGATGTTCTGTGTTCTGGCATCCAAAGTGACTCGGGTCTTCTCCGTCAGCAGCTACCCTGGCTTTTTGAAAAGGGCTGCATGGCTGTGACTCAGTGCGAAAAGAGATTTGCAGAAGTGGGACCTGCAGGTGCAGAACTAAGAGGAGAAATTGCCCGAAACTTACTGTCTTTGGTCAAGAGCGACTTCCCCATCCAGCTGGAGGGAGAACAGTTAGAAAGCATCCTGGGGCTTTTGGACATTGTTTCTGCTCTACGCCTGGACAGCCTCTTGACTCCTCATCACGtgcattattttcttctcttactgGCTATGGCCATCTCCACGCTAGGGAGCTCATGCTCCTCTTCACTGACGCTCAAGTTTTTGACAACTTGCTACTGGCTTCTTGGCTATCTGCAAAGAGGAAGAAGTGCCCGAGCAGTGCTCAAGGTCATGTATGCTAGTGATATTTTTGAGATCGTACTGACCTCATTGCTCAAAGCCAGTAGTAGATTTCTTACTGACCTGGATGACCCTTGTTGGCTGGAATTCCTGCAAGTGGTAGGGACCTTTTTAGAACAGCTAATGCAGATGCTAATTCAGGTGAAGCTCAGCCTGGTGCTCAATTTTGGGAAAATCATCGCCTTCCTCTCAAGGACAGACACTGAAGCCACATCAGGCACACAGCTGGAAAATGAGAATCCTCCGGGCCAGCAACTCCTTCTGGTATCTTTAACCAAGTTGTGCCAAGTCCTGGGGCCTGTCGTCAGGAAGCGGAAGCAGCAGCACGAGGCCCCGGACGCACTGCCTGAGCTGCTGCGGCAGGCCGTCCTCCAGATGGGAGGCGTGCTCCAGCTCTGCTTGGCCCGCGGGGCCCCCAGTGGGTGCCTTCCCGCCGCCTTTGTCTTGTCGGTCAGCACGCTCTTGGAAGCAGACGTGGGCCAGGGCTGCGGGCATAGAGGAACGGAGATTTCCCAAGTGACAGACGGGGTGCAGCTCTCCCGTACCGCCCTCTACCAGGGAGTTTACTCTCGGATCCTGTCGGAGCTGCCAGTTCTGGCAGAAAGCACTCCATCTTTCCAGGCAGCCATGGAGTTTTTAACTCAATTTCTTTTGGCCCCAGACCTGCACCCCAAGAAGGAGTCTGTGTTTGCCTCCATGTTTCATTCTATGAGAAAAGTTCTTGCAG ATCCTGCAATTCCGAGTCAGGTATTTCAGGACATCAAGCCTCATCTGAGAGTCCTCGTCACCCACATGTTAGAGGTCGGGACGACAGAGGACTTCAGGGTGGTGATGCGAAGCATCCTCCAAGGGCTGGACGTCAGCAACGCGTGGAAGGCAGATCTGCCG GCCATCCTGTCGGCCGTCACTCTGACCAAGCTGCTGCTGAGCTGCCCGCTGGATGGAGAGAACGCACGTCTGTTCTGGCAGGCATGCCCCCAGGTCATCACTGCTCTAACT CTGCAAAGCCGTGAGGCTTGTCGGGAGCAGCCCGCGGCCCTGGGGGTGGTTGGGCCCATTCTGGACGTCCTGGCGGTGCTGCTGTGGCGGGGGGAGCAGACCATCAGCAACCCGCACCACGTCAGCCTCGCCTTCAGTGTCTTGCTCACGGTCCCCTTGGACCACCTGAAGCCCCCCGAGTATGGGAGCATCTTCCTGAAGGTGCACAGCGTCCTCTTCTCCATCCTGCAGTGCCACCCGAAG